Within Cyprinus carpio isolate SPL01 chromosome A11, ASM1834038v1, whole genome shotgun sequence, the genomic segment TAGAATGGCTTCTACAATAACTTTTCTTTAAGGACTAAACATAGCGGGGTTGTCACAAAGCGAAACGAACAAAGTAAACTTGAGTATTACgtcaccaaaataaaatgttacacacATAAGGGGGGAGGGGGACGGCAGCAGGTTTAGCTTCCTCGCTAACTGAGCAGCTCAAGCCAGCCATTGGTGGCACTGCTGTAGCATGCAACTGGCTAACTGGCAGAACAGACATATTAGCAGCTGATCTCGATGTCATCATTGTTCTCTTACCAATGCCCTGGACTTCAGAGGTCCTGGTTGAGCTCCAGAGAGAACAAAAGCGCAGGCTTTAGGGTGTATTGAAAATGAATATCAGTTCAAAGAGCGAGTTCAGTGCTCAGTGACTGTGGAGGTCTTCACCAGGTGCTTCCATGTCTGTTTACCAGGCAGCATTCTGGGACAAGAACGTCACTGGCTGACTCCAGCAGCACGCATGCACCGAGCGCGCCTGTCAATGGACAGTATGGTGGTGTGTCAAAAACGAAAGCGCTGCCTGTCTGGACAGCATTTCTGGGCGTAGTTCGCGGGCTCGTAACGCTCCAGTGCGTTGTTGTGAGTCATTTAGTTGTGACGCTTTCACAACAGCTTTTCGAGCGTCCCAGACGCGCCCTCGGAACCCAAATAGGCTGTCTAGGTAGGCGGCTCGGTGGGTTTTGAAACACAGCATGCTACTGCACTTCGGCTGTAACGCTATTGCATATGCTGAACTAAAACACACGCAGCCGTCACAACTTTGAAATGACTTTGGCGATATAATAATGAGGTGGAAAGCCTTGCCGTTTAGGGATGTAACGTTACTGTAGCGATTTGTGAATCGCagtcggatcttttcaatgaataaGTTAAAAATTCGGGGTTTAAAACGGTTCTTTCCGACACATTGAACGTGAATATGTCCAATTTGTAATGAGTCAAGAATCGATGAGTGACTgagctgataaaaatataattaaatttcttaatgtaaatgcatattttattgctGTTCTAAATTACGTCATGTTTTATGAGCTGACACCCGATTCCCACAACCactaccatcaaaaacaaaaacccttaGCCCTACGGAGTAAAAAATTCGGGGTTTAAAacggttctttaaaaaaatactgatttaaattaACCGATTCGCAGATCTACGACCATTACTGTCAAAAACTTGTAGCCTGCGTCGCAATGTGcatatccatcctaaattctatgtgataatagtaattttcaatactatttaggacaGATAGGGTGGATCtgatgcacattgggacgcagggatAGTTTAGGCTGAAGCGAATTTGAGTCGGATCTTTCGGAAAACAAATTTAAAGTTCTCCGGCTCACAAAAACGATTTGATTCGCAGTGGAACCGATACTTTGAACCGAGAACAGTCGATTTTACATGTCAAATTCGTAATAAGTCAAGACCCGGTACTAAAACAtggaaaacatgacaaacaatcTTCGTCAATAAATTGTAGCtactatttttaatgtgaatgcatattatatttatgtttaattactttcattttatataaatgatagGGGTGTAATGCCCTCGTTTTATCGATGCATCGACtacaaaccctgacgatgcacaggcatcgatcttgaaacatgcTTTTTGAATCGTGAATAGCCGATTTCGGAGAGTAATCGATTTAAAACGCTAAACTGCACTATTTAGGCCTACCCTCTGTGACTGGCACGCCAGGCTGTATCTacagctaagctgaataaaaaaagagaagtgaTCTTAGGCGTGCCAGGCTGTATCTacagctaagctgaataaaaagcagaatgaactgatgaaacgttaagagaaaaacacaataaataaataaaatttatgtatGATGGAGTGCAaattgacatatcatttattacagtactgAAACTATAAAGGatattttctgccttattctgtgcagaaaattgaaataattgtttgtattatataaaacaatcataaaattgccattaggaaaaaaaaaaagagatagattacaaatgattgattattgtccagcagtgtatttgatttcttatagcaaattcaaagtaatagaTAAGAAAGGAATTCCttgtaaaaattataacaataactatgatagtacatacacacataaaaagattgtatttgacatttctgtcacttctgaaatgatggctacacccctggtgtgacaaaatgttagcttatacataatacatttaaagcTCATTCCAAAAATCTATGCTTACAAAATTTTTTACATATGccatgccatagcatcattaaactagcacagtggttcccaatcctggtcctggacaGCCCCCCACACTTCAAACCTTAAAAACAAACCCATTCAAACACACATTACACAAAACATAAGATCAACAACAAGAACTAAAATACCTCAAACATATAAGACAGACATCAAacaaacgtgcagtgttgggggttctccaggaccaggattgggaaccactgaactagcatctaaaaacaaacaaggtttttgtttttctctaacctatggttctctaaccataaaggctgctgtgtaatttgccccgGACTAAGCATTTgaagaatttaggggaagcatttaaataatcctgtgaatgcacttaaagaatgcagaatcgaatcgaatttaattgtgaatcaaaTCGAATTGAATCGTTCTAAATTAgcaaaaatcgttcttgaatcgaatcgaaaacctatgaatcgtgaatcgaatcgagaTTTtaccaaagattcacagccctaataAATGACTATGTTTTTATAAGCTAAATcgtggctttttttttaaacggttCTTTGAAACGAATTGTTCTAATGAACCGATTCTGGGAAATGAGTCGGACTTCTCACCACGGTCAAAAACTTATGAACTGCCTACCTACACTGGAAGACACACGAGTAGTTTAAACGTTTGAAAGAGTAATTTACCCACAACTTCTAAATGACTTGAATAACGATGAAACAAAACCTTGCAATTTAGGAAACTGCTGTGATTCGTGCTGTGGGGTCGGCGGGTTCGGCTCATTTGCTTCGCAACAGAGGCGGGGCTCTGATGTCCTTGTGTGTCCGTGCGCGCATGTCAATAAAGTTTTTTCAACTAATTCAGTTAGCTTGTTGGAGAATGGGTAGCATTACTGATGGTAAGCATTTCTTTTCTGTGTATTTAGGACATGTTTGCTATTTATGTAGCAGTTCAGCGTGATCTATTACAAAGGTGCCCGACTGTGTTCTTGTAAACTAAAGAAACTCACTTAAAATGAGATCAATATGAGGAATCATAGCTAGTTAGCCATGTGATATGCTAAAACTGATGCACTAAAACAcccataaaatgaatataaatcttATTTCATTTACTTCGATCATAACGTTTTTATAAAAAGATATGACTATAATCATgttgtgtctatgtgtgtgtatacatacacacattatatatatatatatgtatgtgtatttctataaataaataaataaatattatgtatatatatatatattatatatatatatatatatatatatatatatatatatatatatatatataatgtatgtgtatatatattatatatatatatatgtatgtgtatttctttattttttgtgtatgaatATCTGGTATAATGGGCATGTTATGTGACTTTGGCCAAATTTGTTGCTATGATACATTTTAGAGCATGagctgtttttatgtgtgtgcgtgtgtgtgtgtgtgtatcgttTCACAGATGAGGTCATTCGGAAGCGTCTTCTTATCGATGGAGATGGAGCTGGAGATGATCGGCGCATTAATGTGCTTATGAAGAGCTTTACCAAATGGTGCCACTCCAGTTTCTCACCAGAGGAAgggtaatttaaattattattataatctgtGATGTGTCTAATTCCTTATGATGTACTTTATTCCACTGATTAGTTACCATAGCCTTATGTTTAATGCCTTGCATGCTTGTCTCTGTTGCTGCAGGTTCTCACAGTATCAGAGGATGGTGACTTCTTTAGCTCAGTGTGAATTCTCCATGGGGAAAACCCTGCTTGTGTATGACATGAACCTGAAAGAAATGGAGAATTATGAAGCAATCTATGCAGATATTGGTAAGACCTCCAGTTaataagtaagtttttttttttgtcattacaaGTTGTTCATTTACTAAGCAGAATATTCTTGTTTCTTCTCTTCAATATAGAGAAAAGTATAACATCAGCCCATGAAAAAATTGCAGAGTGCAAAAAGGAAATCCAGAGAGCAAAAAGGATACGAAAAAACCGCCAAGGTTCAGTACAGCTGCTTTGGAGAAAATGGAGATTTTGtacttttattggttttttttatcACTAATTTCTGCTCTCCAATTTAATGCTCTTATTTATAGAGTATGATGCTTTGGCCAGAGTTATCAAGCAACATCCAGACAGACATGAGACCTTAAAGTAAGTTTGAAATTAATGTTTAGGTCAAATCATATTTgtattaacatgtatttattaCCTGGTTGACTGTGTATTAAATCTGTGTTCTGTACATCCTGTCCTTCCTTTTGTGATCTTATTTCTGCAGGCAGCTTGAGGCTTTAGACAAAGAGCTTCAGGAGCTTTCACACATCAAAGAGAATGTGGAGGACAAGGTAAGGGAATGTGGTATTTCTTGATGATTTTTGTATACTTAAATATTTgctctgatcttttttttttttttttttttttttaaccatgttcaGTTGGAACTCCGTAAGAAACAGTTCCACGTCCTTCTCACCACGATTCAGGAACTTCAACAGACTTTGGAGAGTAAGTAGTTTAACTGCATCAAGAGTAGAGGCAGTTGCCAAAAAATTAGTTTTCGTTGGGATCTGGCTGTAATCATATGCCTGTGTCATGgtctaaatttgtgtttttggtcATCTTTTTAGATGATGAGAAGACTGACAGTGATGATACCCAGGAGAGCCCTATGGAAAATGGAGACTAGACTAACATTATTCCAGTTTTTCCTGAAGATGTACCTATGATACTGTTCTCTCATTTTAGACTCTTTTTAAGTTGATGTACAGAATTAAAGTGATTTCTTTACCAACTGAATCTAAGTTGTTTAATTTTAGCATATGGCCCCTTCTATGTGAAGTTTTAGACATGGAAGCacagcataaaacatttttaaacaaatatgctCAATAATATATAGTGCCCCAATAGCTTCATAAACAAAATTACTTTTACTGTGACTTGGCATAATTCAAAGAGTGAATGTTATGAACGTCACAAAAAAGATTACACATTTTAGTCTGGTTTTGTTCTTAGATGAGGTAAATGTTCAGACCAAAATCAATTAGAatgaagatgtaacataaaaataataaactgtggAATTTTATTCACCTTAATGCCATAATATTAGgtgaaaaactaattttaattaaataatttattcattcattatctatttatttattgttgggaGTGTTTCAAAAcactcataaaatgtaaaaaacacttttgttgtaATAATGGTAAATCTAAACGTATTTTAACACCTATGTAATACTtagaaataactaaatataataaaacatcaaaccaagaagcatttattgttaataaagttaGCACAACCGCACATTTTATCCAAGATATTTCACAGAAAGAATCTGCGTGCCGCTTAACCAGCAGATGTCGCTGTTGCTACAATGTTTAACATGACTCACTGAAACTACATGACTTTGAGATAAAAGAGTCCATAGAAAATCTATCTGTCTTAAATATTGTAGTAATACTCTTAAACTCTACTGTAAGTATTGACGACATGGGTAAAACGCTCAGGACTGCAAAATAAATACTCTGAAGtgcagtgtgtgagtgagtttgatGTCTTCAGACGTACAGTGTGGACACTGAGGCTGTTTTTATTCTGTGCAGATGTACTCCACTTCTCTGACAGCAGATCAGAAGTGACATATAGGCCAAGAGTGAAGTGGAGAAAGAGCTTCACTGCTGTCATCATTCACAGAGCTCACACTCAAGTCAGAAGGATAGCGTGGAATAAATTCATCAGCCagaaataatgcaaatataaaagcATACTGCATGTTTTATCTTGAAGGTCAAGTTtagatgttaaaaataaatatcatttttgaCATTAATTACATGAATCACTGGACAGAAATATGAATTATTGTCACACAGCAAGAATAATATTCATGGGTTTGTGTTAAAGAAATCTGTAACATACAAAGACTATCTGTGTTTTCATATCCTTACATTGTTTATCTAACAAAAAACATATGACACTATATTGATCTGCAGTATCACTGTAAGAGCCAAATCTCCATAATTCGGTTTATTCAACACAGGTAAAGGCTCCCCCTGTGCATGATGTCTGATTATTGCCACTAACTAATTACAGCTGAGCTGTGCTGCTCTGAATGCACACAGCGAGATGTGAAGAACAGTAGAGTATTACGCATTCTGCCACATCCTGAACAATCTAGAGGAGTGCCAGCAGCCAGCTGCAGTGCTTCTAATTGGGTTCCTGATTTAAAACGTCTACAATCAAATTCCCCTTGGAAAGGAGATCAGCGCTCAGGAAGACTTGGAAGACACATGGGAGCCAGATGATTCAGACTCGGATTGGATAGATAAACATGGAGAATTTTGTCTCTTCGGGTAAACAAAACCTTCCCAGCATACTCTCATTGTCATGAGGAATGCCTTTGCTTGATGTTGTTTGGCCGAGGGCTTCTTTGATAATGGGCCAATCAGAAAAGGTATGGAAACATGGATATTTCCCTCATTTCACTATGTGTCAGTGTCATTCTAGGTCAATAGAGACCATTATTTCCTCTTGATGGACATTCAGGCAAACAAAAAGCCATGTTTGCCACTAACATCTGtacttacaaatgaaaacagaaatctCTGTTATACTTTAAATTACAAACAACTGCATCACCTACTCTAGGTGATAACCAGGACATTATTGTGGACAGTTCATCTGTGAAtgttattcaaaagaaaaatgtttgtttttataaccCTTGATGAAAATGTAATAGCTTGCTCCGTTTCTGAAATGACTCCCATATTGATGATATAATTTATTCCATGCAGACTGCTGATagtgttaaagaaatagtttacccaaaaatgaaaattgacttGTGCTCGGGCAATCTAAGATGGATAAATGACGGTTTTTGTttatgagaacagatttgaagaaatttaggaTTATATCACATgcttaccagtggatcctctgcagtgaggggggggggggggggggggggggggggggggggggggggggggggggggggggggatgggtgccttcagaatgacGATCAAACAGCTTGCTAAAAAAAACCCCCCACAATATCCAAAAGTGATCCACACGACACCAGtccatcttgtgaagtgaaaagctgcatgtttgtaagaaacaaatccatcatcaaaatgattttaactttgattttaaaccatcacttctggccaaaatataatCCATCATAAAatggaaagttcacccaaaattataGGGTTTTTTTGGGACCCATATGACTTCtgtagtatggaaaaaatactatggaagacAATAGGACcaccaactgtttggttacatgcattctttaaaatatcttcttttatgttcagctaaattcataaatgtttggaacaacttgagagtgagtaaatgatgacagaatggtgAACTATTCATTAACAAAGCTTGCATGCATGCTTTTTCCTCATTTTACAGTGTCAGTGTCATTCTCTGTCAGTGGCGACCACTATTATTTGCTCTTGAGGAACATAGAGGCAAACAAAAAGCCATATGTGCCACAAGACTACTAGATGACACAATGTTGAAATCTGCATTTGCAACCTGAGATAAGATATATATGCTTATAGAAATGTGTTAAAGCTGCACAACTTTTTGTAgtcacagttattttaaagtaatttaaatgacCAGAGGTCATAAAACTAATCTTGTGTTTCTGCAGACACTCTCTCCTTTCACTGTCTACTTTTCTACCAGTAAATGCAACTCCATGTAGTCCTATTCTTCCTGTTCTGAAAGATAGAGCTCGTCTCCCTGAGAGCGACTATAACATGCCGTGACACATCTTTCCATCGCTATGGTAACGGCACTGAGGTGTACATGAAAAGAAGTCAAACCAATGTGCTGTAACACAAGAACATTAGATCAGGACTAGGTCAGAATAGCCCGCTATTGGTGATCCATTCACCCACCAAGGCAGTCCGATGAACAATGACACTCACATGACACTATGTGAAGTACCTGAGCTTTAGTTGTCTCTCTGAATAAGTCACATTTCTGAGCTCCAAATGTTGCAGCCTGCATCTTTGGCAAGTAAACTTCTCAATTCGCTTTTTTACTAGTTGATAGCAAGGTCATTGACATAAGAGTGTACactaaaagatttaaattttttcaagaaaagttaaaagtagttttaaaatatataatgaattattagtTTATAAATATCATTTGGTTCTAAGGGTGTCACACCACATCACATCGgattttcctgatttttttttattttttattaattgtatatatacaggtatatatatatatatatatatacacacacacacacacacacacacacacacacacacacacacacacacacacacacaccacacacacacacacacacacacacacaacacacacacacacacacacacacacacacacatagtgcttaaatgttttcttttctaagaaataataataaaatgttgtgcCTAACTAATTAATAACTAGTCCGTTTCTTTTCAagattttcattctttttattaaGGCTTTTTTTCACTACGGTATCATGACAGTTTTATCACCCTGATATTTTGACTTCATTCTGACCCcccaaaatataaaagtatatttgattaagaacttcaaaaaaaaaaaaaaaaaaacatgtttatcatAGAATAATGTattgaatatataaatttaatttttaatatatttttaaataaatgaacagatcctgacaaaaaaaaaaaaaagatcatcctAGGGATCTATTCATTCTGAATGCATGGATTTTTCTTAGAAGACTGTAAAGTCACAAGTTGTCAAATTTCTTATCCAGTGAATATTGCTCAATATAGGTTTAGTTTTGAATGTCAATTTCTGAATAAGCATACACCTagctagaaaaaaatataagaactGTCATCACAAATCTTACATAAGCAA encodes:
- the LOC109098668 gene encoding THO complex subunit 7 homolog encodes the protein MSLCVRARMSIKFFQLIQLACWRMGSITDDEVIRKRLLIDGDGAGDDRRINVLMKSFTKWCHSSFSPEEGFSQYQRMVTSLAQCEFSMGKTLLVYDMNLKEMENYEAIYADIEKSITSAHEKIAECKKEIQRAKRIRKNRQEYDALARVIKQHPDRHETLKQLEALDKELQELSHIKENVEDKLELRKKQFHVLLTTIQELQQTLENDEKTDSDDTQESPMENGD